Proteins encoded together in one Amphritea japonica ATCC BAA-1530 window:
- a CDS encoding EAL domain-containing protein: MINSVFLVLSQNAALLIAMLFIYDFISRQWDTENQRLRDLVTGVIAGLVVTIIMLTSWQYEEGIIFDARSVLLGVSGLCLGVIPTFIAILMAVVVRIFLAGDGVIPGIGIIVSSGIIGVLWRTYRLPKGLVKLSLTELWCFGFALQFAYFASVFLFPLDKALQIFELILLPVLILYPLATMMLSYLFIDRLKQAQLSKALVLSEERTKGLYYHAPAAIWEEDWSAVSNALKNIQRDHPAVSISEYFKQHRDQAWELVSSIKIVGVNDAALKLSGAASKDQLTDGITQFFDQSTIEQFIDVIETFAQGEQVKECESIFVDLNGERRWIEVRHALMPGYEDSMGIVLITTLDITSLKQKEDALRLSSSVYENSQEAMSVTDESGTILSVNAAFSTITGYSQEEVLGKTHSILKSGKHDKRFHQKMWHEIITTGRWEGEISNRRKNGEIYAEWLSVNTICDENNQPYRRIALFSDISQRKASESLIERQANFDNLTGLPNRRMFIEHLNRQIDLALILEDPIQLLLIDLDRLTDINDSLGYLVGDELIKQSAVKIQDCLQAPHLVARIAGDVFAVILPGEERQDEIDRIVECIQAALATACEIDNHNIYLTSSIGIAAFPTHASTSEVLIQCSNLALENAKQQGRNQRSHYVPLMKQSTQYKYAVSTDLRKALASDQFRLFYQPIIDLKTQNVHKAEALIRWYHPVQGIISPADFIPVAEATGAIIEIGNWVFTEAVKQVESWRETIASDFQISINKSPIQFKSEDVHLSNWFDYLAQHGLSGEAIVVEMTEGLLMDSGPVVASKLFAMSDAGMQIALDDFGTGYSSLSYIKKYDVDYLKIDQAFVSNLTAESDDSAICESVIAMAHKLGIKVIAEGIETKEQLELLTQWGCDYGQGYYFCKPIPADQFEQKYAGLKADQDY, encoded by the coding sequence TGTTGACATCATGGCAATACGAAGAGGGTATCATCTTTGATGCCCGCTCTGTCTTACTGGGTGTCTCAGGCCTCTGTCTTGGTGTAATACCCACGTTTATTGCTATATTGATGGCCGTCGTCGTCAGAATCTTTTTAGCCGGAGACGGTGTTATTCCAGGTATCGGCATTATTGTTTCGTCAGGAATTATTGGCGTGCTCTGGCGTACATACCGACTTCCGAAAGGCTTAGTAAAACTCTCACTTACAGAACTGTGGTGCTTTGGCTTCGCTCTTCAGTTCGCATATTTTGCTTCAGTATTTTTATTCCCTCTCGACAAGGCGTTACAGATTTTTGAGCTTATCCTCTTACCGGTTTTAATCCTGTATCCACTCGCAACAATGATGCTCAGTTATCTGTTTATAGATCGTTTAAAGCAAGCACAGCTGTCCAAAGCATTGGTTCTCAGCGAAGAGCGCACGAAGGGACTTTACTATCATGCCCCTGCGGCTATTTGGGAGGAGGACTGGTCAGCAGTGAGTAACGCTCTGAAAAATATCCAGCGCGACCACCCTGCTGTTTCTATATCCGAATACTTTAAACAGCATCGAGACCAGGCCTGGGAGCTGGTTAGCTCAATTAAAATAGTCGGCGTAAATGACGCGGCGCTAAAACTCTCAGGTGCTGCATCGAAAGACCAGCTGACCGATGGTATAACTCAATTTTTTGATCAGTCCACCATTGAGCAGTTTATTGACGTCATTGAGACCTTTGCTCAGGGCGAGCAGGTCAAAGAGTGCGAATCCATTTTTGTCGATTTGAACGGTGAGCGACGATGGATTGAAGTTCGTCATGCCCTTATGCCTGGCTATGAAGATTCGATGGGCATTGTGTTAATTACCACGCTGGACATTACCAGCCTAAAGCAAAAAGAAGATGCATTGCGACTCTCCTCTTCCGTATATGAGAATAGTCAGGAAGCGATGAGTGTAACGGATGAGTCGGGCACTATATTGAGCGTCAACGCGGCTTTTTCAACAATCACAGGCTACTCTCAAGAGGAAGTACTGGGAAAAACCCACAGTATTTTGAAATCCGGCAAACATGACAAACGCTTCCATCAAAAGATGTGGCATGAAATTATTACGACAGGACGTTGGGAAGGTGAGATATCAAATCGGCGTAAAAATGGTGAGATATACGCCGAATGGCTATCAGTTAACACTATTTGCGATGAGAACAACCAACCCTATCGGCGCATCGCGCTCTTCAGTGATATCTCACAGCGTAAAGCGTCTGAAAGCTTGATAGAACGACAAGCAAATTTTGATAATCTTACCGGCCTGCCTAACCGGCGCATGTTTATTGAGCATTTGAATCGCCAAATAGATCTTGCTCTCATACTAGAAGATCCAATCCAGCTGTTACTGATCGATTTAGATCGCTTGACTGACATTAATGACAGCCTCGGATACCTTGTGGGTGATGAACTGATAAAACAATCCGCGGTAAAAATTCAAGATTGCCTGCAGGCTCCCCATTTGGTGGCACGTATTGCGGGGGATGTATTTGCGGTTATTCTGCCCGGCGAAGAGCGTCAGGATGAAATAGATCGTATTGTAGAATGCATTCAGGCAGCACTGGCAACCGCATGCGAAATCGACAATCATAATATCTATCTGACCAGCAGCATCGGCATCGCCGCTTTCCCGACCCATGCCTCTACTTCTGAAGTATTGATTCAATGCTCTAATCTGGCGCTGGAGAACGCAAAACAACAAGGCCGTAATCAACGCAGTCATTACGTACCGCTAATGAAGCAATCCACGCAATATAAGTATGCAGTGAGCACCGACTTGAGAAAGGCACTGGCCTCCGATCAGTTTCGTCTCTTCTATCAGCCGATCATTGATTTAAAAACACAGAATGTACATAAAGCCGAGGCATTGATCCGTTGGTACCACCCAGTGCAGGGGATCATCAGCCCGGCTGACTTCATTCCTGTGGCAGAAGCGACGGGAGCGATTATTGAGATAGGTAACTGGGTATTTACTGAGGCCGTAAAACAGGTCGAGTCCTGGCGCGAAACGATTGCCTCTGACTTTCAAATAAGCATCAACAAGTCACCGATTCAATTCAAGAGTGAGGACGTTCATCTATCAAACTGGTTTGACTATTTAGCCCAACACGGGCTATCGGGCGAGGCCATTGTGGTTGAGATGACCGAAGGATTATTGATGGATTCAGGCCCTGTTGTCGCGAGTAAATTGTTTGCCATGAGTGATGCAGGCATGCAGATTGCCCTGGACGACTTTGGTACCGGTTACTCCTCACTTTCGTATATCAAAAAATACGACGTGGATTACCTCAAAATTGATCAAGCCTTTGTCAGCAACTTAACCGCTGAGAGTGATGATTCCGCCATCTGTGAGTCAGTTATCGCCATGGCGCATAAACTCGGCATCAAAGTGATTGCCGAAGGGATTGAAACTAAAGAGCAATTGGAATTGCTGACTCAGTGGGGCTGTGACTATGGTCAGGGTTATTACTTCTGTAAACCGATACCTGCCGATCAGTTTGAGCAGAAATATGCAGGTTTAAAAGCTGATCAGGACTACTAA
- a CDS encoding AzlD family protein → MVETTGFGVLIIVLVMAIVTLITRWGGVYVMSYVPISYRVKQFISAMSGSVLIALLAPLALSGDNGARLALLTTAITILLIKKPLPAIALGILAAALYRQI, encoded by the coding sequence ATGGTTGAAACGACTGGCTTCGGTGTCCTGATCATCGTGCTGGTGATGGCGATTGTGACATTGATAACCCGCTGGGGTGGTGTTTATGTAATGTCATACGTACCCATTAGCTACAGAGTAAAACAGTTTATTAGCGCCATGTCCGGCTCTGTTCTGATAGCACTGCTTGCGCCATTGGCGCTGAGCGGTGATAACGGCGCTCGGTTAGCGTTATTGACCACAGCAATCACTATATTGCTGATTAAAAAACCACTGCCAGCGATTGCTTTGGGCATACTTGCAGCGGCGCTGTATCGGCAGATATGA
- a CDS encoding AzlC family ABC transporter permease, with amino-acid sequence MSDSDANLHELNHQNIWAGFKQLVPISLFVAVFGLAFGLAATQVGLDNPSIIAMSAFVFAGASQFAALELWGAQIAIIPLAMTVFAINARHLLMGATLYPWLCHLPPVKRYGVMLFVTDANWAMSMQAFNRIEPAMGLLFGGGIAIWLFWILGTWLGIYFGSAIQDPVSLGLDMVMGCFLLAMVLGGEKNLRIIIIWIVAAVASLLAYWYLPANSHVVIGALAGGILGAVWMGKSSDG; translated from the coding sequence TTGTCAGATTCTGATGCGAATTTGCATGAATTAAATCACCAGAATATATGGGCTGGCTTTAAACAGTTGGTGCCGATTTCTCTTTTTGTTGCGGTGTTCGGGCTGGCTTTTGGGTTGGCTGCGACTCAGGTCGGTCTGGATAATCCTTCAATCATTGCGATGAGTGCATTTGTCTTTGCTGGGGCGTCACAATTTGCTGCGCTGGAACTCTGGGGAGCACAGATAGCTATTATTCCCCTGGCTATGACGGTATTCGCCATCAATGCCCGGCACTTGTTGATGGGTGCTACCTTGTATCCCTGGTTATGTCATCTTCCTCCGGTAAAACGTTATGGTGTGATGTTGTTTGTCACAGATGCTAACTGGGCGATGTCGATGCAAGCCTTCAATCGCATAGAGCCTGCTATGGGGCTTTTATTCGGGGGCGGTATTGCGATCTGGCTTTTTTGGATACTGGGTACATGGCTGGGTATCTATTTTGGCAGCGCCATTCAGGACCCGGTCAGTCTGGGACTGGATATGGTCATGGGCTGCTTTCTGTTGGCGATGGTATTGGGGGGTGAAAAAAATCTGCGCATTATCATCATCTGGATAGTCGCTGCGGTCGCATCGCTGCTGGCATACTGGTACCTGCCAGCCAACAGCCATGTGGTTATTGGCGCTTTAGCGGGGGGGATTTTAGGCGCCGTATGGATGGGGAAGAGCAGTGATGGTTGA
- a CDS encoding nuclear transport factor 2 family protein, producing the protein MPSTRKDQIQALLKSLENGNTEAVAVVNEAKYIQHNPETHEGSEGLAALFKRISKTSPRVNIVRIFEDGDYVFGHTEYDFANSNIGFEVFRFEDGQAVEHWDNIQKRQGPNASGHSMVDGESELTDRHLTEINREMVKSFVENILIKRQLDKLDNYLSDGKLTQHSPYLTDGAESLSSALNFKSEQGYTLRYDRLHRILAEGNFVLTVSEGSREGNHSSFYDLYRVAEGCIAEHWDTVETVPPRSEWKNNNGKF; encoded by the coding sequence ATGCCATCAACACGGAAAGATCAAATTCAAGCACTGCTTAAAAGCCTTGAAAACGGTAATACTGAAGCGGTAGCGGTTGTGAATGAAGCCAAATATATTCAGCACAACCCTGAGACTCATGAAGGCAGTGAGGGGCTGGCGGCCCTATTCAAACGAATTTCAAAAACCTCACCCCGGGTCAATATTGTACGTATTTTTGAAGATGGTGATTATGTATTTGGTCATACTGAATATGATTTCGCCAACTCCAACATTGGCTTTGAGGTTTTTCGTTTTGAAGATGGCCAGGCGGTAGAGCATTGGGACAACATTCAAAAACGGCAAGGCCCTAATGCATCTGGTCACAGTATGGTTGACGGGGAAAGCGAGTTAACTGATCGTCATCTGACCGAGATTAACCGGGAGATGGTGAAATCTTTCGTTGAAAACATTCTGATTAAACGACAACTGGATAAGCTGGATAACTACCTTTCTGATGGCAAACTAACGCAACACAGTCCCTATTTAACGGATGGTGCAGAGTCGCTTAGCTCAGCCCTGAACTTTAAATCAGAACAGGGCTATACCCTGAGATATGATCGCCTCCACCGAATATTAGCAGAGGGCAATTTTGTCCTGACTGTCAGTGAAGGCTCCAGAGAAGGCAATCACTCATCATTTTATGATCTGTATCGTGTCGCAGAAGGCTGTATCGCTGAGCACTGGGATACCGTTGAAACAGTACCGCCGCGCAGTGAATGGAAAAATAACAACGGCAAATTCTGA
- the thrH gene encoding bifunctional phosphoserine phosphatase/homoserine phosphotransferase ThrH, translating into MELACLDLEGVLIPEIWIAFAEETGIEELKATTRDIPDYDVLMKQRLRILDEHGLTLPQIQATIDRLSPLEGAVEFIDWLRERFQVVILSDTFYEFAAPLMKQLGYPTLLCHKLEVDESGRITDYTLRQKDPKRQSVRAFQLLNYRVIAAGDSYNDTTMLTQAEAGVLFHSPQNVIDEFPQFPAVQTFEDLKKEFIKASNRDLSL; encoded by the coding sequence GTGGAACTCGCATGTCTTGACCTGGAAGGTGTACTGATCCCTGAGATCTGGATCGCTTTCGCTGAAGAAACCGGAATCGAAGAGCTTAAAGCGACTACCCGTGATATTCCTGACTATGATGTGCTGATGAAGCAGCGTCTGCGTATCCTGGATGAACATGGACTGACACTGCCACAAATTCAGGCGACTATTGATCGTCTGTCTCCTCTGGAAGGTGCCGTTGAATTTATCGATTGGTTGCGTGAGCGTTTCCAGGTCGTGATCCTGTCAGATACCTTCTATGAGTTTGCCGCACCATTGATGAAGCAGTTGGGTTATCCGACTCTGCTGTGCCATAAACTGGAAGTGGACGAGAGTGGTCGCATTACTGACTACACCCTGCGTCAGAAAGACCCTAAGCGTCAGTCTGTTCGTGCTTTTCAGCTGCTGAACTACCGCGTGATTGCTGCGGGTGATTCCTATAACGACACGACGATGCTGACTCAGGCTGAAGCCGGGGTATTGTTTCATTCGCCGCAGAACGTAATTGATGAATTCCCGCAGTTTCCAGCGGTGCAGACCTTTGAAGATCTGAAGAAAGAGTTTATCAAAGCCAGTAATCGGGACCTTTCGCTCTAA
- a CDS encoding GFA family protein, whose amino-acid sequence MVNPMQGECQCGQVKYELTKPAFVAYTCHCRACQKLSSSAFNLCMQVPAEALAISQGNAASRVRVADSGNELTSWFCTACGSALFAQNSARPRIRTLYAGTLDNPESVEVSAHIWVKRKLPWIILPQEHRIFEGAGDWTEDYADDMSRYKPEG is encoded by the coding sequence ATGGTCAACCCAATGCAAGGGGAGTGTCAGTGCGGTCAGGTGAAGTACGAGCTGACAAAGCCGGCTTTCGTCGCTTATACCTGTCATTGCCGTGCCTGCCAGAAGCTTTCGTCGAGCGCTTTTAATCTCTGTATGCAGGTACCGGCTGAAGCGCTGGCTATCTCTCAGGGGAATGCCGCTAGCAGAGTCAGGGTGGCAGATTCGGGCAATGAACTGACAAGCTGGTTTTGTACCGCCTGCGGCTCGGCATTGTTTGCACAGAACTCAGCTCGCCCGCGTATCAGGACACTCTATGCCGGTACTTTAGACAACCCCGAGAGCGTGGAGGTAAGTGCGCATATCTGGGTTAAACGAAAACTCCCCTGGATTATTCTGCCGCAAGAGCATCGTATCTTTGAAGGAGCAGGTGACTGGACCGAAGATTATGCTGACGATATGAGTCGATATAAGCCTGAAGGTTAA
- a CDS encoding Bcr/CflA family multidrug efflux MFS transporter: protein MFKPQSISVIIILAAAVALGPLSTDMYLPSLPGLTAVFDTTIDRVQVTLSVYLYGFAFAQLVYGPLADRFGRKPIMLGGLILFIFSSIGCVQSTTIDELIVFRFLQALGACGGQVLARTMVRDIHGPVNAAKALSMMGSIMALAPVIAPIIGGWMILWFEWTSTFIFLTIYGVLITILIVFKVPESLTAENRSSLNPWTILKNFGSLLKNPVFMGYTLSCSFIFSGLFAFLSGAPFVIIDYFGFPAEHSGIFYAIASCGFLTGTIIAQRIGSRVGINGVIKRGSLFAVVAGITMLIPALLNFHNLWLTALTQIIYMIGVGMIMPQAMAGALIPFPKITGTASSLLGFTQSVIAATTGMLVGHYHSGTPTTMAVTIALMGSLSLLCFVLLVKPSISKN from the coding sequence ATGTTTAAACCTCAATCGATTTCAGTCATTATCATTCTCGCAGCAGCCGTTGCACTGGGGCCTCTGTCGACGGACATGTATCTGCCGAGCCTGCCAGGGTTGACTGCGGTATTTGATACGACGATCGATCGAGTACAGGTAACACTTTCCGTCTACCTTTATGGATTTGCCTTCGCTCAATTAGTCTACGGCCCTTTGGCGGACCGTTTTGGCCGAAAACCCATCATGCTCGGCGGACTGATACTGTTCATTTTCAGCTCTATCGGCTGCGTTCAGTCAACCACCATCGACGAGCTGATAGTGTTTCGCTTCCTTCAAGCCCTTGGCGCTTGCGGTGGACAGGTACTGGCCCGAACCATGGTGCGTGATATTCATGGCCCCGTTAATGCCGCTAAAGCGCTCTCAATGATGGGGAGTATTATGGCGCTTGCACCGGTGATAGCCCCGATTATTGGCGGCTGGATGATTCTCTGGTTTGAATGGACCTCTACTTTTATCTTCCTCACTATCTACGGTGTTTTAATCACTATACTGATTGTGTTCAAAGTGCCCGAATCCCTGACCGCTGAAAATCGTAGCTCACTCAATCCCTGGACTATCTTAAAAAACTTCGGCTCTCTTTTAAAAAACCCTGTCTTCATGGGTTATACGCTCAGCTGTAGCTTCATTTTCTCCGGCTTGTTTGCGTTTCTTTCAGGCGCCCCTTTCGTCATCATCGACTACTTTGGGTTTCCAGCGGAACACAGTGGTATCTTCTATGCTATTGCCTCCTGCGGTTTTTTAACCGGCACTATCATTGCCCAGCGCATCGGTTCTCGAGTGGGTATTAATGGCGTTATTAAACGCGGCTCATTATTTGCTGTTGTTGCTGGAATAACGATGCTCATTCCCGCCCTGCTTAACTTCCACAACCTCTGGCTAACAGCGCTAACTCAGATCATCTATATGATCGGTGTCGGTATGATAATGCCCCAGGCGATGGCAGGCGCACTGATACCTTTCCCTAAAATAACCGGCACCGCTTCTTCCCTGCTGGGTTTCACCCAATCAGTAATCGCCGCCACTACCGGTATGCTGGTCGGGCATTATCATAGCGGCACACCAACCACCATGGCAGTGACGATTGCGTTAATGGGAAGCCTTTCTCTGTTGTGCTTCGTGCTACTGGTTAAACCCTCAATAAGCAAAAACTAA
- a CDS encoding hydrolase, translating to MLIYPNSSCLLVVDIQEKLAPAIHECETVVANARWLVEVAKLANVPILTSEQYPKGLGRTVKELRDVLPEDSYMEKLHFSCMSDPGCNEKINSIRPNQVVIVGMESHVCVLQTAIQIKQQAREVFVVADCVSSRNPADKAMALERMRHCGIHIVTKEMVGFEWIQTAGTDQFREFSINYAR from the coding sequence ATGTTGATCTATCCAAACTCATCGTGCTTGCTGGTTGTTGATATACAAGAGAAACTGGCCCCGGCGATACACGAGTGCGAAACAGTCGTTGCAAACGCACGCTGGCTGGTGGAAGTCGCAAAGCTGGCTAATGTTCCTATCCTGACTTCGGAGCAATACCCTAAAGGCTTAGGAAGGACCGTTAAGGAACTTCGCGATGTGCTCCCTGAAGATAGCTATATGGAAAAGCTCCATTTCTCCTGTATGTCTGATCCTGGCTGTAACGAGAAGATCAATAGCATTCGCCCTAATCAGGTGGTCATTGTCGGCATGGAGTCTCATGTTTGTGTACTGCAGACCGCTATCCAGATTAAACAGCAGGCCCGCGAAGTGTTTGTCGTAGCTGACTGTGTTTCTTCTCGCAACCCAGCAGATAAGGCGATGGCCCTCGAGCGAATGCGTCATTGTGGCATTCATATTGTAACCAAAGAGATGGTTGGCTTTGAGTGGATACAGACAGCAGGTACCGATCAGTTCAGAGAATTCAGTATCAACTACGCGCGTTGA
- a CDS encoding LysR family transcriptional regulator, whose amino-acid sequence MANITLKQLRAFVAVARTQSFTEACAQVHLSQPALSITIKNLEEEAGGALFSRTTRAIALTPEGEEFYPVAQKMIHDYDAALDDLTQRFALNRGRVVLAAMPSFASSLLPGIISDYRSLYPNVSVTVNDVIAEDVVDMVRNGQVEVGVTFDPGRFDDLSFTPLFDDRFVAVVYPDHPLALQERVAWQALLDNDFIALQRPSSIRLLIEAKLRQLGLQVLPEFETHQLATIGRMVATGLGVSAVPSLCIQQMRESGAICRELDTPVMSRPVGILTRKRYPLSKAAVSLVDIIQGAAADLSERVKL is encoded by the coding sequence ATGGCCAATATTACCCTGAAGCAGTTAAGAGCTTTTGTCGCAGTTGCCCGTACGCAGAGCTTCACTGAAGCCTGTGCTCAGGTGCATCTGTCCCAGCCAGCATTGAGTATTACGATTAAAAACCTTGAAGAGGAGGCGGGCGGTGCATTATTCAGCCGGACGACCAGAGCAATTGCACTGACGCCTGAGGGTGAAGAGTTTTATCCGGTCGCACAGAAGATGATTCATGATTATGATGCTGCACTTGACGATCTGACGCAGCGCTTTGCACTGAATCGTGGGCGGGTGGTATTAGCTGCGATGCCGTCATTTGCAAGTAGTTTACTGCCGGGTATTATCAGCGATTATCGTTCGCTCTATCCTAATGTAAGCGTGACAGTGAATGACGTTATCGCTGAAGATGTCGTAGATATGGTAAGAAACGGGCAGGTTGAGGTCGGTGTAACCTTCGATCCGGGTCGGTTTGATGATCTGAGTTTTACACCGTTATTTGATGATCGGTTCGTAGCGGTTGTCTATCCGGATCATCCGTTAGCTCTTCAGGAAAGGGTGGCCTGGCAGGCGCTGTTAGACAACGATTTTATCGCGTTGCAGCGGCCGTCCAGTATCCGTTTATTGATCGAAGCTAAGTTGCGGCAGTTGGGCTTACAGGTATTGCCTGAATTTGAAACGCATCAATTGGCCACTATTGGCCGGATGGTGGCAACCGGGTTAGGGGTGAGCGCCGTTCCTTCTCTCTGTATTCAGCAGATGCGTGAATCAGGTGCTATATGCCGAGAACTTGATACGCCGGTTATGTCACGGCCGGTAGGGATTTTAACCCGCAAACGTTACCCTCTGTCTAAAGCAGCCGTCAGCCTGGTTGATATTATTCAAGGGGCTGCTGCCGATCTTTCTGAGCGGGTAAAGCTATAG
- a CDS encoding CoA transferase subunit A codes for MSGFNKVVNSYEEAMEGLEDGMTVIAGGFGLCGIPENLIAQIKTMGTKELTFVSNNCGVDGFGLGILLEDRQVKKMISSYVGENALFEKQLLAGELEVELTPQGTLAEKMRAGGAGIPAFYTATGYGTPVGDGKEVREFSGRKYIMEESITGDFAIVKGWKADTYGNVVYRDTAQNFNPMAATAGKITVVEVEEIVEPGELNPAEIHTPGIYVNRVIKGSFEKRIEQRTVRQG; via the coding sequence ATGTCAGGTTTCAATAAAGTTGTAAACAGCTATGAAGAAGCGATGGAGGGCCTTGAAGATGGCATGACAGTCATCGCCGGGGGTTTCGGCCTTTGTGGTATTCCAGAAAACTTGATCGCACAGATCAAGACTATGGGCACCAAGGAGCTAACCTTTGTCTCTAATAACTGCGGTGTCGATGGCTTTGGTCTGGGCATCCTGCTTGAAGATCGTCAGGTCAAAAAGATGATCTCTTCCTACGTCGGTGAAAACGCACTGTTTGAAAAACAGTTGTTAGCAGGTGAGCTAGAGGTTGAACTTACACCTCAGGGCACTCTGGCTGAGAAAATGCGTGCGGGTGGTGCAGGTATTCCAGCATTTTATACAGCTACTGGCTACGGCACTCCCGTCGGCGATGGCAAAGAAGTTCGTGAATTCAGTGGTCGCAAGTACATTATGGAAGAGTCCATCACCGGAGACTTTGCCATTGTAAAAGGCTGGAAGGCTGATACTTACGGCAACGTGGTTTACCGTGATACCGCACAAAACTTCAACCCAATGGCAGCAACAGCTGGCAAGATTACGGTGGTAGAAGTGGAAGAAATTGTCGAGCCTGGTGAATTGAACCCAGCCGAAATTCACACACCTGGCATCTATGTCAATCGTGTGATTAAAGGCAGTTTCGAAAAACGTATTGAGCAGCGCACTGTGCGTCAGGGCTGA
- a CDS encoding CoA transferase subunit B has product MALSREQIAQRIARELQDGFYVNLGIGIPTLVANYIPDGIEVMLQSENGLLGMGPFPTEDEIDADMINAGKQTVTAATGASIFSSAESFAMIRGGHVDLTVLGAFEVDVNGNIASWMIPGKLIKGMGGAMDLVAGADNIIVTMTHASKHGESKLLTECSLPLTGSGCIKKVLTDLAYMEIKDGAFHLKERAPGVSVEEIVSKTEGKLVVPDNVPEMVFS; this is encoded by the coding sequence ATGGCACTCTCACGTGAACAGATAGCACAGCGTATTGCCCGCGAATTACAAGACGGTTTTTACGTTAACCTGGGTATTGGTATCCCAACGTTGGTGGCTAACTATATTCCGGATGGAATAGAAGTAATGCTGCAATCAGAAAACGGCTTACTCGGAATGGGTCCCTTCCCTACCGAAGATGAAATCGATGCGGATATGATTAACGCGGGTAAGCAAACCGTTACCGCAGCCACTGGCGCATCAATATTCTCATCTGCTGAATCTTTTGCAATGATTCGTGGCGGCCATGTAGACCTGACCGTACTAGGTGCATTTGAAGTCGATGTAAACGGCAACATCGCTTCCTGGATGATTCCCGGCAAACTAATCAAAGGCATGGGCGGCGCAATGGATCTGGTAGCCGGTGCTGATAACATCATCGTCACCATGACCCACGCATCCAAGCATGGCGAATCTAAACTTCTGACAGAGTGCTCACTGCCGCTGACAGGTTCCGGTTGTATCAAGAAGGTACTCACCGATCTCGCCTATATGGAAATTAAAGATGGCGCGTTCCATCTGAAAGAGCGTGCTCCTGGCGTTTCAGTTGAAGAGATCGTATCGAAGACTGAAGGCAAGCTGGTAGTACCCGATAACGTTCCAGAGATGGTCTTCTCTTAA